A single region of the Nocardioides aquaticus genome encodes:
- the resB gene encoding cytochrome c biogenesis protein ResB, translating into MSTDVQTQPAAGSQPEPPQAPPARRPGELGIRELGRWSWRQLTSMRTALVLLLLLALAAVPGSVVPQDSVDSLAASRWRDAHPTLAPIYERLGLFSVYDSPWFSAIYLLLVVSLIGCIVPRTFVYWRGLRAKPPAAPRNLARLPEHAAYRVSASPHTVLEDARRELRRRRYRVRVDDDAGPEGGWVAAERGYLREAGNLLFHVSVIVVMVGFGLGGLFGYQGGVIVIQGTGFANNLSQYDDFNPGSLFEPTDMEPFSFTLDDFSAEWIESGAGRGMARGFQADLSYQEDPDAETEQYDLRVNHPLSIGDTDVFLIGHGYAPVITVRDPDGEVMYSQPVVFLPQDQGLLSYGVAKSTLSDPDVGLEGLFYPTFVMIDGDPVNVMGDDRNPTLSMEVFAGDLGLDDGSPQSIYVLDKDGAPKVTEEDGSRYRLDLQPGQTADLPDDLGSVTFEGVEPWARVQISQTPGKELALAGVVLALIGLLGSLFIRPRRIWVRARKADQGGGSMVEVAVLRRSSAGPEPDDQDAGPDELDKLVAALGGPADGTARGAGRAGRAGEDES; encoded by the coding sequence GTGAGCACCGACGTGCAGACCCAGCCGGCCGCCGGCTCCCAGCCGGAGCCGCCGCAGGCGCCGCCGGCCCGCCGCCCCGGCGAGCTCGGGATCCGCGAGCTCGGCCGCTGGTCGTGGCGCCAGCTGACCTCGATGCGCACCGCGCTGGTGCTGCTGCTCCTGCTGGCGCTGGCCGCCGTACCGGGGTCCGTGGTCCCGCAGGACTCCGTCGACTCCCTGGCGGCCTCGCGGTGGCGCGACGCGCACCCGACGCTGGCGCCGATCTACGAGCGGCTCGGGCTGTTCTCGGTCTACGACTCGCCGTGGTTCTCCGCGATCTACCTGCTGCTGGTGGTGTCGCTGATCGGCTGCATCGTCCCGCGGACGTTCGTCTACTGGCGCGGGCTGCGCGCCAAGCCCCCGGCCGCCCCGCGCAACCTGGCCCGGCTGCCCGAGCACGCGGCGTACCGCGTCTCCGCCTCCCCGCACACCGTGCTCGAGGACGCCCGTCGCGAGCTGCGCCGGCGCCGCTACCGGGTCCGCGTCGACGACGACGCCGGGCCCGAGGGCGGCTGGGTGGCCGCCGAGCGCGGCTACCTCCGCGAGGCCGGCAACCTGCTCTTCCACGTCTCGGTGATCGTGGTGATGGTCGGTTTCGGGCTCGGCGGGCTCTTCGGCTACCAGGGCGGCGTGATCGTCATCCAGGGCACCGGCTTCGCCAACAACCTCTCGCAGTACGACGACTTCAACCCCGGATCGCTGTTCGAGCCCACCGACATGGAGCCGTTCTCCTTCACCCTCGACGACTTCAGCGCCGAGTGGATCGAGTCCGGCGCCGGGCGCGGGATGGCGCGCGGGTTCCAGGCCGACCTGTCCTACCAGGAGGACCCGGACGCCGAGACCGAGCAGTACGACCTCCGGGTCAACCACCCGCTCTCGATCGGCGACACCGACGTGTTCCTGATCGGGCACGGGTACGCCCCGGTGATCACCGTGCGCGACCCCGACGGTGAGGTCATGTACTCGCAGCCGGTCGTCTTCCTGCCCCAGGACCAGGGCCTGCTGTCGTACGGCGTGGCAAAGTCGACCCTGTCGGACCCCGACGTCGGGCTCGAGGGGCTGTTCTACCCGACCTTCGTGATGATCGACGGCGACCCGGTCAACGTGATGGGCGACGACCGGAACCCCACGCTGTCGATGGAGGTCTTCGCCGGCGACCTCGGGCTGGACGACGGCTCGCCCCAGTCGATCTACGTCCTGGACAAGGACGGGGCGCCGAAGGTCACCGAGGAGGACGGCTCGCGCTACCGGCTCGACCTGCAGCCCGGCCAGACCGCCGACCTGCCCGACGACCTGGGCTCGGTCACCTTCGAGGGCGTCGAGCCGTGGGCCCGGGTGCAGATCAGCCAGACCCCCGGCAAGGAGCTCGCGCTGGCCGGCGTGGTGCTCGCCCTGATCGGCCTGCTGGGCTCGCTGTTCATCCGCCCGCGCCGGATCTGGGTGCGCGCCCGGAAGGCTGACCAGGGCGGTGGGAGCATGGTGGAGGTGGCCGTGCTGCGACGCTCGAGCGCCGGGCCCGAGCCCGACGACCAGGACGCGGGGCCGGACGAGCTGGACAAGCTCGTGGCCGCCCTCGGAGGACCCGCGGACGGCACCGCCCGCGGCGCAGGACGAGCAGGACGTGCAGGAGAGGACGAGTCGTGA
- a CDS encoding DUF4229 domain-containing protein, whose translation MKELLVYTALRLLLLLASFAIVAGLWIAVTGGVSVFWCLVIAFVISGIGSYYVLNPQREAFARRVEERASRASARFDEMKAREDRD comes from the coding sequence GTGAAGGAGCTCCTGGTCTACACCGCGCTGCGGCTGCTGCTGCTGCTGGCGTCTTTCGCGATCGTCGCCGGGCTGTGGATCGCGGTCACCGGCGGGGTCAGCGTGTTCTGGTGCCTGGTGATCGCGTTCGTGATCAGCGGCATCGGGTCCTACTACGTCCTCAACCCGCAGCGCGAGGCCTTCGCCCGCCGCGTCGAGGAGCGCGCCAGCCGCGCGTCCGCGCGGTTCGACGAGATGAAGGCCCGCGAGGACCGCGACTGA
- the ccsB gene encoding c-type cytochrome biogenesis protein CcsB: MSDTAWEMLSNQAVGAAGIVYFLALLAHLVEWAALRQPGAVEAARTTASPARADGGGVAVATGPGDRAGDPPTSAAAGQASYRVALFGRLGLLLTVVALVAHGISLVGRGMAADPNRVPWGNMYEFTLAGTFVVALMYVVVRRRFRLDWMAPLVVGFVLAVLMVAVIWLHSPVAPLTEALNSYWLVIHVVSAVIATGAFTLGGLLSLIYLVKERRPDVTTGLLGRAPSLARLDSTSYRIHAFAFPVWTFAVLITGPIWAHEAWSRYWNWDPKEVWAFITWVVYAAYLHARTTAGWRGRKAAYLALLGLATLWFNFIGINYFSTTSQHSYAAPALVGPADPGVAVAGDGDPGPRLL, translated from the coding sequence GTGAGCGACACCGCATGGGAGATGCTCTCCAACCAGGCCGTCGGGGCGGCGGGGATCGTGTACTTCCTCGCGCTGCTGGCGCACCTGGTCGAGTGGGCCGCGCTCCGCCAGCCCGGCGCCGTGGAGGCCGCGCGCACGACCGCGAGCCCCGCCCGCGCGGACGGCGGCGGCGTCGCCGTCGCGACCGGGCCCGGTGACCGGGCGGGCGACCCGCCGACCTCGGCCGCCGCCGGCCAGGCGTCGTACCGGGTGGCGCTCTTCGGTCGCCTCGGCCTGCTGCTGACCGTGGTCGCGCTCGTCGCGCACGGGATCTCCCTGGTCGGGCGCGGGATGGCCGCGGACCCGAACCGGGTGCCCTGGGGCAACATGTACGAGTTCACCCTGGCCGGCACCTTCGTGGTCGCCCTGATGTACGTCGTGGTGCGCCGCCGCTTCCGCCTGGACTGGATGGCCCCGCTGGTCGTCGGGTTCGTGCTGGCGGTGCTGATGGTGGCCGTGATCTGGCTGCACAGCCCGGTCGCGCCGCTGACCGAGGCGCTGAACTCGTACTGGCTGGTCATCCACGTCGTCTCCGCCGTGATCGCCACCGGCGCGTTCACCCTGGGCGGGCTGCTCTCGCTGATCTACCTGGTCAAGGAGCGCCGCCCCGACGTCACGACCGGGCTGCTCGGCCGCGCGCCGTCGCTGGCCCGGCTGGACTCCACGTCGTACCGGATCCACGCCTTCGCCTTCCCCGTGTGGACCTTCGCGGTCCTCATCACCGGACCGATCTGGGCGCACGAGGCCTGGTCCCGCTACTGGAACTGGGACCCCAAGGAGGTGTGGGCGTTCATCACCTGGGTCGTCTACGCCGCCTACCTGCACGCGCGTACGACCGCCGGCTGGCGGGGGCGCAAGGCCGCCTACCTGGCGCTGCTGGGGCTGGCCACGCTGTGGTTCAACTTCATCGGCATCAACTACTTCTCGACCACCAGCCAGCACTCGTACGCCGCCCCGGCCCTGGTCGGCCCGGCCGACCCGGGCGTGGCGGTCGCGGGCGACGGCGACCCGGGTCCACGGCTGCTGTAG
- a CDS encoding lytic transglycosylase domain-containing protein, producing MSDPRRRRLQRATAILPLALLSAAVTASLASPQAALTTVDGQQSLPEAGSLPDGSTLPEQAIEAPASLSTPSRSGGLGLGGREAAVQNASTNDIPSAALAAYQRAATVVNAADESCSIPWQLIAAVGRVESDHGRYGGNVLDDEGLATPGIYGVPLTGSGGTARITDTDAGQFDDDQRFDRAVGPMQFIPSTWAVVGVDADGDGERNPQDIDDAALATGVYLCSGPDDLSERPGQRAAVFRYNNSNSYVDLVISVMESYLGGDFTSVPTGTTAADPISPSPVAPSAPVQRQFQPQAPAGSSGGGSSTGGSSSGGSSTDGSTSGGTTSTPPDSGDGGSTPVTPPVTGGGSGGGSGPLGNLGGAVDDALGTGGGNNGGGGSGGGNGGGGGGGAGPVEEVLTKAEATAQCLASGITTLEVLKLATCVENLTNP from the coding sequence ATGTCCGACCCCCGCCGCCGACGGCTGCAGCGTGCGACGGCGATCCTGCCGCTGGCACTGCTCTCCGCGGCCGTGACCGCCAGTCTGGCCTCGCCCCAGGCCGCGCTGACGACCGTCGACGGCCAGCAGTCGCTGCCCGAGGCCGGCTCGCTGCCCGACGGCTCGACGCTGCCCGAGCAGGCCATCGAGGCCCCGGCCAGCCTCTCCACGCCGAGCCGCTCCGGCGGGCTCGGCCTGGGCGGGCGGGAGGCGGCGGTGCAGAACGCCTCGACCAACGACATCCCCTCGGCCGCCCTGGCGGCCTACCAGCGGGCTGCGACCGTGGTGAACGCCGCCGACGAGTCCTGCTCGATCCCGTGGCAGCTGATCGCCGCCGTCGGCCGGGTCGAGTCCGACCACGGGCGCTACGGCGGCAACGTGCTCGACGACGAGGGCCTGGCCACGCCCGGCATCTACGGCGTCCCGCTGACCGGCAGCGGCGGCACGGCGCGGATCACCGACACCGACGCCGGCCAGTTCGACGACGACCAGCGCTTCGACCGGGCCGTGGGCCCGATGCAGTTCATCCCCTCCACCTGGGCCGTGGTCGGGGTCGACGCCGACGGCGACGGCGAGCGGAACCCGCAGGACATCGACGACGCGGCCCTGGCCACCGGCGTCTACCTCTGCTCGGGCCCCGACGACCTCTCCGAGCGCCCCGGCCAGCGGGCCGCGGTGTTCCGCTACAACAACAGCAACTCCTACGTCGACCTCGTGATCTCGGTGATGGAGTCCTACCTCGGCGGCGACTTCACCAGCGTCCCGACCGGCACCACCGCGGCCGACCCGATCTCGCCCTCGCCGGTGGCCCCGTCGGCGCCGGTCCAGCGGCAGTTCCAGCCCCAGGCCCCGGCAGGGAGCTCCGGCGGCGGCTCGTCGACCGGTGGTTCGTCGTCCGGCGGGTCCTCGACCGACGGCTCGACGTCCGGCGGCACGACCAGCACCCCGCCCGACTCCGGTGACGGCGGCTCCACCCCGGTCACGCCTCCCGTGACCGGGGGCGGCAGCGGAGGAGGCAGCGGCCCCCTCGGCAACCTCGGCGGAGCCGTCGACGACGCCCTGGGCACCGGTGGCGGCAACAACGGTGGTGGCGGTTCCGGCGGCGGGAACGGCGGTGGTGGCGGTGGCGGCGCCGGCCCCGTCGAGGAGGTGCTGACCAAGGCTGAGGCGACCGCGCAGTGCCTGGCCTCGGGCATCACGACCTTGGAGGTCCTCAAGCTGGCCACCTGCGTCGAGAACCTCACCAACCCCTGA
- a CDS encoding 1,4-dihydroxy-2-naphthoate polyprenyltransferase, producing MAQWTAGARPRTLPAALAPVVAGVGVAAAEAASRGGGLDDLSPLRALLALVVSLALQVGVNYANDYSDGIRGTDDDRVGPMRLVGSGAATPGAVKRAAFLAFGVAAVAGLVLAALASWWLLVVGVLSVAAAWFYTGGATPYGYLGLGEVMVFVFFGLVAVVGTVFVLVESLPAAAWAAGTGIGALACAILVANNLRDIPTDTVAGKRTLAVRLGDARTRGLYVLLVALAAVAVVAVAATTSWWALLGLGFLAVAGPACRVVLGGATGPGLIPVLGSTGKAELVWALLVAVPLVLAT from the coding sequence ATGGCCCAGTGGACCGCGGGGGCGCGGCCTCGTACGCTCCCCGCCGCCCTGGCCCCCGTGGTCGCCGGCGTCGGCGTCGCCGCGGCCGAGGCCGCGAGCCGGGGCGGGGGCCTCGACGACCTGTCGCCGCTGCGCGCACTGCTCGCCCTGGTGGTCAGCCTGGCCCTGCAGGTCGGGGTCAACTACGCCAACGACTACTCCGACGGCATCCGGGGCACCGACGACGACCGGGTCGGGCCGATGCGGCTGGTCGGTTCCGGGGCGGCGACCCCGGGCGCGGTCAAGCGGGCCGCCTTCCTCGCGTTCGGCGTCGCCGCGGTCGCGGGCCTGGTCCTGGCCGCGCTGGCGTCCTGGTGGCTGCTGGTCGTCGGCGTGCTCAGCGTCGCCGCCGCCTGGTTCTACACCGGCGGCGCGACGCCGTACGGCTACCTCGGCCTCGGCGAGGTGATGGTCTTCGTGTTCTTCGGCCTGGTCGCGGTGGTCGGCACCGTCTTCGTGCTGGTCGAGTCGCTGCCGGCCGCCGCGTGGGCCGCCGGCACCGGGATCGGTGCGCTGGCCTGCGCGATCCTGGTGGCCAACAACCTGCGCGACATCCCGACCGACACCGTGGCCGGCAAGCGGACCCTGGCCGTGCGCCTGGGCGACGCCCGTACCCGCGGCCTCTACGTGCTGCTGGTCGCCCTGGCCGCGGTCGCGGTGGTCGCGGTGGCCGCCACCACCAGCTGGTGGGCGCTGCTGGGGCTCGGCTTCCTCGCCGTGGCCGGCCCCGCCTGCCGGGTCGTGCTCGGCGGGGCGACCGGGCCGGGGCTCATCCCGGTCCTGGGCAGCACCGGCAAGGCCGAGCTGGTCTGGGCGCTGCTCGTCGCCGTCCCGCTCGTGCTCGCGACGTAG
- a CDS encoding TlpA family protein disulfide reductase translates to MTLASRRARRARRARRPRRLALLAGVAAAPLLLAGCSGLQGTGDLQYVGGMGNVVEIPEADRGEPVDLSGESIQGEPLDLADSRGEVTVVNVWWSGCGPCRSEMPMLVEAADELDATFVGINTRDPGIGTAEAFEKEVGVTYPSFYDDTAAPLLAFPAPYQPQSMPSTVVLDEEGRVGALFSGEIPSALTLEQVVDGVRTDG, encoded by the coding sequence ATGACCCTCGCCTCCCGGCGTGCCCGGCGTGCCCGGCGTGCCCGGCGCCCCCGCCGCCTCGCGCTGCTCGCCGGCGTCGCCGCGGCCCCGCTGCTGCTCGCCGGCTGCAGCGGCCTGCAGGGCACCGGGGACCTGCAGTACGTCGGCGGGATGGGCAACGTCGTCGAGATCCCCGAGGCCGACCGCGGCGAGCCGGTCGACCTGAGCGGGGAGTCGATCCAGGGCGAGCCGCTCGACCTGGCCGACAGCCGCGGCGAGGTCACCGTGGTCAACGTCTGGTGGTCCGGCTGCGGTCCCTGCCGCTCGGAGATGCCGATGCTGGTCGAGGCCGCCGACGAGCTCGACGCGACCTTCGTCGGCATCAACACCCGCGACCCCGGGATCGGCACCGCCGAGGCCTTCGAGAAGGAGGTCGGGGTGACCTACCCGTCCTTCTACGACGACACCGCCGCGCCCCTGCTGGCCTTCCCGGCGCCCTACCAGCCGCAGTCGATGCCGAGCACCGTCGTGCTCGACGAGGAGGGCCGGGTCGGCGCGCTGTTCAGCGGCGAGATCCCCTCCGCGCTGACGCTGGAGCAGGTCGTCGACGGGGTGCGCACCGATGGCTGA
- a CDS encoding cytochrome c biogenesis CcdA family protein, with the protein MADWFTQQAAAGSLALALPVALVAGLVSFFSPCVIPLLPGYLSYATGLSGADLADGKAADHRGRMLLGSLLFVLGFAAVFVSIGAASGALGQWLREYQREITVVSGVVIIVLGLAFAGLVPALQREWRVHKVPAVGLAAAPLIGIIFGLGWTPCIGPTLGVILTLSVNEATAARGALLSGVYAVGLGIPFVIAGLAYRRALGAVSFVRRHQAWVTRIGGLMLVLVGLALVTGAWDQLVTWVQIQLVSDFEVSV; encoded by the coding sequence ATGGCTGACTGGTTCACCCAGCAGGCCGCGGCCGGCTCCCTGGCCCTGGCCCTGCCGGTGGCCCTGGTGGCCGGACTGGTCTCGTTCTTCTCGCCCTGCGTGATCCCGCTGCTGCCCGGATACCTGTCCTACGCCACCGGCCTCTCGGGTGCCGACCTGGCCGACGGCAAGGCCGCCGACCACCGCGGCCGGATGCTGCTCGGCTCGCTGCTCTTCGTGCTCGGCTTCGCCGCCGTGTTCGTCTCCATCGGCGCCGCCTCCGGCGCGCTGGGCCAGTGGCTGCGCGAGTACCAGCGTGAGATCACCGTCGTCTCCGGGGTCGTGATCATCGTGCTCGGGCTGGCCTTCGCCGGCCTCGTGCCCGCCCTGCAGCGCGAGTGGCGCGTGCACAAGGTCCCGGCCGTCGGGCTGGCCGCGGCCCCGCTGATCGGGATCATCTTCGGCCTCGGCTGGACGCCCTGCATCGGGCCCACGCTCGGGGTGATCCTGACCCTGTCGGTCAACGAGGCCACCGCCGCCCGCGGGGCCCTGCTCTCGGGCGTCTACGCCGTCGGGCTCGGCATCCCCTTCGTCATCGCGGGGCTCGCCTACCGTCGGGCCCTCGGGGCGGTCTCCTTCGTCCGGCGCCACCAGGCCTGGGTGACCAGGATCGGCGGACTGATGCTCGTGCTGGTCGGCCTCGCGCTGGTCACCGGCGCCTGGGACCAGCTGGTCACCTGGGTCCAGATCCAGCTCGTGAGCGACTTCGAGGTGAGCGTGTGA
- the hemL gene encoding glutamate-1-semialdehyde 2,1-aminomutase, whose protein sequence is MPTATPSSTPSAAPASEALFARARAVTPGGVNSPVRAFAAVGGSPRFITSAKGAWLTDADGNEMVDLICSWGPMLLGHAHPEVQAAVQAAVARGTSYGAPTVPEVELAEEIVARAPVEKVRFTSSGTEASMSAIRLARGFTGRDVVVKFAGCYHGHVDALLASAGSGLATFAVPGTPGVPASATELTLVLPYNDREAVTAVFAEHGDRIACLVTEASPGNMGVVPPEPGFNEFLSRTCAEHGALFVSDEVMTGFRASRQGYWGIDGAVEGWTPDLVVMGKVMGGGFPAAAFGGRADVMARLAPEGPVYQAGTLSGNPVATTAGLTTLRLATDEVYDHLTKAGEVVKAGVTDALDAAGVAHAVQSAGTMFSVFLTEGPVRDFAEASRTDAGAYAAFFHAMLDRGVYLPPSAYESWFLSAAHDDRAIQTILDALPDAARAAAAAQDPAAGTRA, encoded by the coding sequence GTGCCCACCGCCACGCCGTCCAGCACGCCGTCCGCCGCTCCCGCCTCCGAGGCCCTGTTCGCCCGGGCCCGGGCGGTCACGCCCGGCGGTGTGAACTCCCCGGTCCGCGCGTTCGCCGCGGTCGGGGGCAGCCCCCGCTTCATCACCTCGGCGAAGGGTGCCTGGCTCACCGACGCCGACGGCAACGAGATGGTCGACCTGATCTGCTCGTGGGGCCCGATGCTGCTGGGCCACGCCCACCCCGAGGTCCAGGCCGCCGTCCAGGCCGCGGTCGCCCGCGGGACCTCGTACGGCGCCCCGACCGTGCCCGAGGTCGAGCTGGCCGAGGAGATCGTGGCCCGCGCCCCGGTCGAGAAGGTCCGCTTCACCTCCTCCGGCACCGAGGCCTCGATGTCGGCGATCCGGCTGGCGCGCGGGTTCACCGGCCGCGACGTCGTGGTCAAGTTCGCCGGCTGCTACCACGGCCACGTCGACGCGCTGCTGGCCTCGGCCGGCTCCGGGCTGGCCACCTTCGCGGTCCCGGGCACCCCCGGCGTGCCGGCCTCGGCCACCGAGCTCACCCTCGTGCTGCCCTACAACGACCGCGAGGCGGTCACCGCGGTCTTCGCCGAGCACGGCGACCGGATCGCCTGCCTGGTCACCGAGGCCTCGCCCGGCAACATGGGCGTCGTCCCGCCCGAGCCGGGCTTCAACGAGTTCCTGTCGCGCACCTGCGCCGAGCACGGCGCGCTGTTCGTCTCCGACGAGGTGATGACCGGGTTCCGCGCCAGCCGCCAGGGCTACTGGGGCATCGACGGCGCCGTCGAGGGCTGGACGCCCGACCTGGTCGTCATGGGCAAGGTGATGGGGGGCGGGTTCCCGGCCGCGGCCTTCGGCGGCCGCGCCGACGTGATGGCCCGCCTCGCGCCCGAGGGGCCGGTCTACCAGGCCGGCACGCTCTCGGGGAACCCGGTCGCGACCACCGCCGGCCTGACCACGCTGCGCCTGGCCACCGACGAGGTCTACGACCACCTCACCAAGGCCGGCGAGGTCGTCAAGGCCGGCGTCACCGACGCCCTCGACGCCGCGGGCGTGGCCCACGCGGTGCAGTCCGCCGGCACGATGTTCTCGGTCTTCCTCACCGAGGGCCCGGTCCGGGACTTCGCCGAGGCGTCCCGCACCGACGCCGGGGCGTACGCCGCCTTCTTCCACGCCATGCTCGACCGCGGCGTCTACCTGCCGCCCTCGGCCTACGAGTCGTGGTTCCTCTCCGCCGCGCACGACGACCGGGCGATCCAGACGATCCTCGACGCGCTGCCCGACGCCGCCCGTGCCGCGGCCGCCGCGCAGGACCCGGCCGCGGGGACCCGCGCGTGA
- the hemB gene encoding porphobilinogen synthase, with product MTGGAAGGLPEGAGVPRVRPRRLRTTPALRRMVAETSLEARQLVLPVFVREGISEPVPIDSMPGVVQHSRDSLRRAAAEAAELGLGGLMLFGVPEHKDAVGSGATDPDGVLNRAITDVVGEVGESLTVMSDLCLDEFTDHGHCGVLTPDGRVDNDATLVRYAEMARAHAAAGVDMVGPSGMMDGQVAVVRAALDGAGHTDVSVLAYSAKYASAFFGPFREAVGSTLQGDRRTYQQDPGNAVEGVREARLDVAEGADLVMVKPALGYLDVLRRVRDAVEVPVAAYNVSGEYAMVEAAAERGWIDREAAILETLTSIRRAGADVVLTYWAAKAARLLTRG from the coding sequence GTGACGGGCGGCGCCGCCGGCGGGCTGCCGGAGGGCGCGGGCGTGCCACGGGTGCGCCCGCGCCGGCTGCGGACCACCCCGGCGCTGCGCCGGATGGTGGCTGAGACGTCGCTCGAGGCGCGGCAGCTCGTGCTGCCCGTCTTCGTGCGTGAGGGGATCAGCGAGCCGGTGCCGATCGACTCGATGCCCGGTGTCGTCCAGCACTCCCGCGACTCCCTGCGCCGTGCGGCCGCCGAGGCCGCCGAGCTGGGGCTGGGCGGGCTGATGCTCTTCGGCGTCCCCGAGCACAAGGACGCCGTGGGCTCCGGCGCGACCGATCCCGACGGGGTGCTGAACCGCGCCATCACCGACGTGGTGGGCGAGGTCGGCGAGTCGCTGACGGTGATGAGCGACCTGTGCCTCGACGAGTTCACCGACCACGGCCACTGCGGGGTGCTGACGCCCGACGGGCGCGTCGACAACGACGCGACGCTGGTGCGCTACGCCGAGATGGCCCGCGCCCACGCCGCCGCCGGGGTCGACATGGTCGGGCCCAGCGGGATGATGGACGGCCAGGTCGCGGTCGTGCGCGCCGCGCTCGACGGCGCCGGGCACACCGACGTCTCGGTGCTGGCCTACTCCGCGAAGTACGCCTCCGCCTTCTTCGGGCCGTTCCGCGAGGCCGTCGGGTCCACGCTCCAGGGCGACCGCCGGACGTACCAGCAGGACCCCGGGAACGCGGTCGAGGGCGTGCGCGAGGCCCGCCTCGACGTCGCCGAGGGCGCCGACCTGGTGATGGTCAAGCCGGCCCTGGGCTACCTCGACGTGCTCCGCCGGGTGCGCGACGCGGTCGAGGTGCCGGTGGCGGCCTACAACGTCTCCGGCGAGTACGCCATGGTCGAGGCGGCCGCCGAGCGCGGCTGGATCGACCGGGAGGCGGCCATCCTGGAGACGCTGACCTCGATCCGGCGGGCCGGGGCCGACGTGGTGCTGACCTACTGGGCGGCCAAGGCCGCCCGGCTGCTCACCCGCGGCTGA
- a CDS encoding NAD-dependent epimerase/dehydratase family protein — protein MDVFLTGATGYIGEAVAELLVARGHTVVGLTRDPRSSRASALEDAGVRVVAGDVGDPGSYRARLAAAEVVIHTVADGRRPVESDEQLFAELLALRAAGRAPHLVYTTGCSVYGAHCHPLLDESTPTDPDHPRARLEAQLATSRLAHTIVRPALVFGGHGRSSLLGRWLDEARDGVAVFYGDARKVWSWVHVDDLARGYAAIVERLAELDGEAFLLADDAPVAALETYEACQRAFGRTGPVTHAPISEEAPVYQVFDRHEIVDSRKAQRLLGWTPRATSVMELVAALPGRTATHPEL, from the coding sequence GTGGACGTCTTCCTGACGGGGGCGACCGGGTACATCGGCGAGGCCGTGGCCGAGCTCCTGGTGGCACGCGGTCACACGGTGGTCGGGTTGACCCGCGACCCTCGCTCGTCGCGGGCATCAGCCCTCGAGGACGCCGGCGTCCGGGTGGTCGCCGGCGACGTGGGCGATCCGGGGTCGTACCGGGCCCGTCTGGCCGCGGCCGAGGTCGTGATCCACACGGTGGCCGACGGTCGACGGCCGGTGGAGAGCGACGAGCAGCTGTTCGCCGAGCTGCTCGCCCTCCGGGCGGCGGGCCGGGCTCCGCACCTGGTCTACACGACGGGGTGCTCGGTGTACGGCGCCCACTGCCACCCGCTCCTGGACGAGTCCACGCCGACCGATCCCGACCACCCCCGCGCCCGGCTGGAGGCGCAGCTGGCGACGTCGCGGCTGGCCCACACGATCGTGCGGCCGGCGCTCGTCTTCGGGGGCCACGGACGGAGCTCCCTGCTGGGCCGGTGGCTGGACGAGGCCCGGGACGGCGTCGCGGTGTTCTACGGCGACGCCCGGAAGGTCTGGTCCTGGGTCCACGTCGACGACCTCGCCCGGGGCTACGCGGCGATCGTGGAGCGCCTCGCCGAGCTCGACGGGGAGGCGTTCCTCCTCGCGGACGACGCGCCCGTCGCCGCGCTGGAGACGTACGAGGCGTGCCAGCGCGCCTTCGGCCGCACCGGGCCGGTGACCCACGCCCCGATCTCGGAGGAGGCGCCGGTCTACCAGGTCTTCGACCGGCACGAGATCGTCGACAGCCGCAAGGCGCAGCGACTGCTCGGCTGGACGCCGCGGGCCACGAGCGTCATGGAGCTCGTCGCAGCGCTCCCGGGGCGGACGGCGACCCACCCGGAGCTGTAA
- a CDS encoding histidine phosphatase family protein: protein MSAPAPGTTRTVVHLLRHGEVHNPRGVLYGRRDGFHLSTRGLAMADKVAEALGHRDIVHLRASPLERVQETIAPLAAARGLAVRTDERVIESGNVFEGERFGNGHNALKDPRTWRYLYNPWRPSWGEPYRLIVGRMMAAIHDARREAHGHEAVVVSHQLPIWTTRLHVEGRSFLHLPQNRRCTLCSVTSLHFDDERLVTLTYSEPAADLIPAAERGQAFSSGGTEQAPGEGGR, encoded by the coding sequence GTGAGCGCCCCGGCGCCGGGCACCACCCGGACCGTCGTGCACCTGCTGCGCCACGGCGAGGTGCACAACCCGCGCGGCGTGCTCTACGGCCGCCGCGACGGCTTCCACCTGTCGACCCGCGGCCTGGCGATGGCCGACAAGGTCGCCGAGGCGCTGGGCCACCGCGACATCGTGCACCTGCGCGCGTCCCCGCTGGAGCGGGTGCAGGAGACCATCGCGCCCCTGGCCGCCGCCCGCGGGCTGGCCGTGCGCACCGACGAGCGGGTCATCGAGTCCGGCAACGTCTTCGAGGGCGAACGCTTCGGCAACGGCCACAACGCGCTCAAGGACCCCCGCACCTGGCGCTACCTCTACAACCCGTGGCGGCCGTCGTGGGGCGAGCCGTACCGGCTCATCGTCGGCCGGATGATGGCCGCGATCCACGACGCCCGCCGTGAGGCGCACGGCCACGAGGCCGTCGTGGTCTCCCACCAGCTGCCGATCTGGACCACCCGGCTGCACGTCGAGGGCCGCTCGTTCCTGCACCTGCCCCAGAACCGGCGCTGCACGCTCTGCTCGGTGACCTCGCTGCACTTCGACGACGAGCGGCTGGTCACCCTGACCTACTCCGAGCCGGCCGCCGACCTGATCCCGGCCGCCGAGCGCGGCCAGGCCTTCTCCTCCGGCGGCACCGAGCAGGCCCCGGGCGAGGGCGGACGATGA